One genomic region from Ralstonia pickettii DTP0602 encodes:
- a CDS encoding phenylacetate-CoA oxygenase subunit PaaB (K02610: paaB; ring-1,2-phenylacetyl-CoA epoxidase subunit PaaB) — MKEWPLWEIFIRSQHGLAHKHVGSLHAPDGEMAINNARDVYTRRNEGVSVWVVKAGDVVASSPGDKGPLFEPANSKVYRHPTFFPMPEAVKHI, encoded by the coding sequence ATGAAAGAGTGGCCGCTTTGGGAGATCTTTATCCGCAGCCAGCACGGCCTGGCCCACAAGCACGTGGGCAGCCTGCACGCGCCCGACGGCGAAATGGCGATCAACAATGCCCGCGACGTCTACACGCGCCGCAACGAGGGCGTCAGCGTCTGGGTGGTGAAGGCCGGCGATGTGGTCGCCAGCAGCCCCGGCGACAAGGGCCCGCTGTTCGAGCCGGCCAACAGCAAGGTCTACCGCCACCCGACGTTCTTCCCCATGCCGGAAGCGGTCAAGCACATCTGA
- the paaA gene encoding phenylacetate-CoA oxygenase subunit PaaA (with PaaBCDE catalyzes the hydroxylation of phenylacetyl-CoA~K02609: paaA; ring-1,2-phenylacetyl-CoA epoxidase subunit PaaA [EC:1.14.13.149]), with the protein MYAQLVETGATRLRAMEEMDPQEREFQARVDAGIKIEAKDWMPESYRKTLIRQISQHAHSEIVGQLPEGNWVTRAPTLERKAVLLAKIQDEAGHGLYLYSAAETLGVSRDQMLGDLHSGKAKYSSIFNYPTLSWADIGMIGWLVDGSAIINQVPLCRCSFGPYARAMVRVCKEESFHQRQGYDILLSLCNGTPEQKQMAQDALNRWWWPALMMFGPSDGDSPNSAQSMQWRIKLFSNDELRQKMVDQTVPQAEYLGLTIPDPDLKWNEERGHYDFGEIDWSEFYNVLQGNGPCNRDRLRTRVKAWDDGAWFRDALVAHADKQAQQAAA; encoded by the coding sequence ATGTACGCACAGCTGGTGGAGACAGGAGCAACAAGGCTCCGCGCAATGGAAGAAATGGACCCGCAGGAACGCGAGTTCCAGGCCCGCGTGGATGCCGGCATCAAGATCGAGGCCAAGGACTGGATGCCCGAGTCGTACCGCAAGACCCTGATCCGCCAGATCTCGCAGCACGCCCATTCGGAGATCGTCGGCCAGTTGCCCGAAGGCAACTGGGTCACCCGCGCCCCCACGCTGGAGCGCAAGGCGGTGCTGCTGGCCAAGATCCAGGACGAGGCTGGCCATGGCCTGTACCTCTACAGCGCGGCCGAGACGCTGGGTGTGTCGCGCGACCAGATGCTGGGCGACCTGCATTCGGGCAAGGCCAAGTATTCCAGCATCTTCAATTACCCGACGCTGAGCTGGGCCGATATCGGCATGATCGGCTGGCTGGTCGATGGCTCGGCCATCATCAACCAGGTGCCGCTGTGCCGCTGCTCGTTCGGCCCGTATGCGCGCGCTATGGTGCGTGTCTGCAAGGAAGAGTCCTTCCACCAGCGCCAGGGCTACGACATCCTGCTCTCGCTGTGCAACGGCACGCCCGAGCAGAAGCAGATGGCGCAGGACGCGCTGAACCGCTGGTGGTGGCCGGCGCTGATGATGTTCGGCCCGTCCGACGGCGATTCGCCCAACAGCGCGCAATCCATGCAATGGCGCATCAAGCTGTTCTCCAACGACGAGCTGCGCCAGAAGATGGTCGACCAGACCGTGCCGCAGGCCGAGTACCTGGGCCTGACCATTCCCGATCCCGACCTGAAGTGGAACGAGGAACGCGGCCACTATGACTTCGGCGAGATCGACTGGTCCGAGTTTTACAACGTCCTCCAGGGCAACGGCCCTTGCAACCGCGACCGCCTGCGCACCCGCGTGAAGGCCTGGGACGACGGCGCATGGTTCCGCGACGCGCTGGTGGCCCACGCCGACAAGCAGGCGCAGCAAGCCGCCGCCTGA
- a CDS encoding PaaX family transcripitonal regulator (K02616: paaX; phenylacetic acid degradation operon negative regulatory protein), translating to MATPDPDPVSPRVARLARGLKLGANSLLVTLFGDVVAPRPQAIWLGSLIRLAAPFGINDRLVRTATFRLTADDWLAATRIGRRSYYGLSEAGLQRVLHAGKRIYAGEAPEWDGRWTLVMVRGDVRATIRQRLKRELLWEGFGAIATGVMAHPNADLASLREIVQAARAQEYVAVMEASSLEAFSIRPLQALMHQTFKLGDVADAWQALLRRFSPLAEEAAQLAPADAFFVRTLLVHEYRRVLLRDPNLPEVLLPADWPGRTARGMCSEIYTALLDASEKYLHGVIEAADGALRDAKRELHKRFTHT from the coding sequence ATGGCTACGCCAGACCCCGATCCGGTTTCCCCTCGCGTGGCGCGGCTGGCACGCGGGCTCAAGCTGGGCGCCAATTCGCTGCTGGTGACGCTGTTCGGCGACGTGGTCGCGCCACGGCCGCAGGCGATCTGGCTGGGCAGCCTGATCCGCCTGGCGGCGCCGTTCGGCATCAATGACCGGCTGGTGCGCACCGCCACTTTCCGCCTCACCGCCGACGACTGGCTGGCCGCCACGCGCATCGGGCGGCGCAGCTACTACGGACTGTCGGAAGCTGGCCTGCAACGCGTGCTGCACGCGGGCAAGCGCATCTATGCGGGCGAAGCGCCCGAATGGGACGGGCGCTGGACGCTGGTAATGGTGCGCGGTGACGTACGCGCCACGATCCGGCAGCGACTGAAGCGGGAGTTGCTCTGGGAAGGGTTCGGCGCGATCGCGACCGGGGTGATGGCGCACCCCAATGCCGACCTGGCCTCGCTGCGCGAGATCGTCCAGGCGGCACGGGCGCAGGAGTATGTGGCGGTGATGGAGGCGAGCAGCCTGGAGGCGTTTTCTATCAGGCCGCTGCAGGCGCTGATGCACCAGACCTTCAAGCTGGGCGACGTGGCCGACGCGTGGCAGGCGCTGCTGCGGCGGTTTTCACCGCTGGCGGAAGAAGCGGCACAGCTCGCGCCGGCCGATGCCTTCTTCGTGCGGACGCTGCTGGTGCATGAGTACCGGCGCGTGCTGCTGCGCGATCCGAACCTGCCGGAAGTGCTTCTGCCGGCGGACTGGCCTGGTCGCACGGCGCGGGGGATGTGCAGCGAGATTTATACGGCGTTGTTGGATGCGAGCGAGAAGTATCTGCACGGGGTGATAGAGGCGGCAGATGGTGCGCTGCGGGACGCGAAGCGTGAGTTGCACAAGCGCTTTACACATACCTGA
- a CDS encoding benzoyl-CoA oxygenase, whose product MDMAEIQVIKQHLIDPEICIRCNTCEATCPVGAITHDSRNYVVDADKCNLCMACISPCPTGSIDNWRAMPRLRAYSIEEQLTWDTLPEELSPEQLADLAPGAEMQTAAPEIPATSPLAGTGADAFNSARYGATVPPWSAAHAYTNLYGAKSAKKTITATVTGNVRVTEVGREYDTHHIVLDFGATPFPVLEGQSIGIVPPGADASGRPHHARQYSIASARNGERPGYNNLSLTIKRVLDDHDGNPVRGVASNYMCDLKVGDKVEVIGPFGASFLMPNHPRSNIVMICTGTGSAPMRAMTEWRRRLRKAGKFDGGKLMLFFGARTREELPYFGPLQSLPKDFIDINLAFSRTPGQPKRYVQDLMRERAADLAALLASPDTCFYVCGLKSMEEGVVLALRDVAQQAGLNWESLAEGLKRDGRLHLETY is encoded by the coding sequence ATGGACATGGCAGAAATTCAAGTCATCAAGCAGCACCTGATCGATCCCGAGATCTGCATCCGCTGCAACACCTGCGAAGCGACCTGCCCGGTGGGCGCGATCACGCACGACTCGCGCAACTACGTGGTCGATGCCGACAAGTGCAACCTGTGCATGGCCTGCATTTCGCCGTGCCCGACGGGCTCGATCGACAACTGGCGCGCCATGCCCCGGCTGCGCGCCTACAGCATCGAAGAGCAACTCACCTGGGACACGCTGCCGGAAGAACTGTCGCCTGAGCAGCTGGCCGATCTGGCGCCCGGCGCTGAGATGCAGACCGCCGCGCCCGAGATTCCAGCCACGTCGCCGCTGGCCGGCACCGGCGCAGACGCCTTCAACAGCGCCCGCTACGGCGCTACCGTGCCGCCGTGGTCCGCCGCGCATGCCTACACTAACCTGTACGGCGCCAAGTCCGCCAAGAAGACCATCACCGCCACCGTGACCGGCAATGTGCGCGTGACCGAAGTAGGACGCGAATACGACACGCACCACATCGTGCTGGATTTCGGCGCGACACCGTTCCCGGTGCTGGAAGGCCAGTCGATCGGCATCGTGCCGCCGGGCGCCGACGCCAGCGGCCGCCCGCATCATGCGCGCCAGTACTCCATCGCCAGCGCGCGCAATGGCGAGCGCCCGGGCTACAACAACCTGTCACTAACTATCAAGCGCGTGCTGGACGACCACGACGGCAATCCCGTGCGCGGCGTCGCGTCCAACTACATGTGCGACCTGAAGGTGGGCGACAAGGTGGAAGTGATCGGGCCGTTCGGCGCCAGCTTCCTGATGCCCAATCATCCGCGCTCGAATATCGTGATGATCTGCACCGGCACCGGCAGTGCGCCGATGCGGGCCATGACGGAATGGCGCCGGCGCCTGCGCAAGGCCGGCAAGTTCGACGGCGGCAAGTTGATGCTGTTCTTCGGCGCGCGCACGCGGGAAGAGCTGCCTTACTTCGGCCCGCTGCAGAGCCTGCCGAAGGACTTCATCGACATCAACCTGGCGTTCTCGCGCACGCCGGGGCAGCCCAAGCGCTATGTGCAGGACCTGATGCGCGAGCGCGCGGCGGATCTGGCGGCGCTGCTGGCGAGCCCCGACACCTGCTTCTACGTGTGCGGGCTGAAGAGCATGGAAGAGGGTGTGGTGCTGGCGCTGCGGGATGTGGCGCAGCAGGCCGGACTGAATTGGGAGTCGCTGGCTGAAGGGCTGAAGCGCGACGGTCGCTTGCATCTGGAAACGTACTAA
- a CDS encoding benzoyl-CoA oxygenase (K15512: boxB; benzoyl-CoA 2,3-dioxygenase component B [EC:1.14.12.21]), producing the protein MSGINYSDKIPNNVNLSEDRTLQRALEQWQPNYLSWWNDMGPEGSHSHDIYLRTAISVDPQGWAHFGHVKMPDYRWGIFLNPAEANRKIHFGDHKGEDAWQDVPGEYRANLRRIIVTQGDTEPASVEQQRHLGLTAPSMYDLRNLFQVNVEEGRHLWAMVYLLHKYFGRDGREEGEALLERRSGQQDNPRILQAFNEQTPDWLSFFMFTYFTDRDGKFQLCALAESAFDPLARTTKFMLTEEAHHMFVGESGVSRVIQRTCQVMNELKTDDPAKLRAAGVIDLPTLQRYLNFHYSVTIDLFGADESSNAATFYSTGLKGRYEEGKRVDDHVLKGQTYRILQAQNGQLTEKEVPMLNALNEVLRDDYIKDSMGGVERWNKVIEKAGIPFRLKVPHKAFHRNIGALAGVKVSPDGRVISEAEWRDFRDQWLPSEGDRAFVASLMGRVVEPGKFANWIAPPVMGINRQPVDFEYVRFN; encoded by the coding sequence ATGTCCGGCATCAACTACAGCGACAAGATCCCCAACAACGTCAACCTGAGCGAAGACCGCACCCTGCAGCGCGCGCTCGAGCAGTGGCAGCCCAACTACCTGAGCTGGTGGAACGACATGGGCCCGGAAGGCTCGCACAGCCATGACATCTACCTGCGCACCGCCATCAGCGTCGATCCGCAGGGCTGGGCCCACTTCGGGCACGTCAAGATGCCGGACTACCGCTGGGGCATCTTCCTGAACCCGGCCGAGGCCAACCGCAAGATCCACTTCGGCGACCACAAGGGCGAGGACGCGTGGCAGGACGTGCCCGGCGAATACCGCGCGAACCTGCGCCGCATCATCGTGACGCAGGGCGATACGGAACCGGCATCGGTCGAACAGCAGCGCCACCTCGGCCTGACCGCGCCCAGCATGTACGACCTGCGCAACCTGTTCCAGGTGAACGTGGAAGAGGGCCGTCACCTGTGGGCCATGGTCTACCTGCTGCACAAGTACTTCGGCCGCGACGGGCGCGAGGAAGGCGAGGCGCTGCTGGAGCGCCGCAGCGGCCAGCAGGACAACCCCCGCATCCTGCAGGCGTTCAACGAGCAGACGCCGGACTGGCTGTCGTTCTTCATGTTCACCTACTTCACCGACCGCGACGGCAAGTTCCAGCTGTGCGCGCTGGCCGAAAGCGCATTCGACCCGCTGGCCCGCACCACCAAGTTCATGCTGACCGAGGAAGCGCATCACATGTTCGTGGGCGAGAGCGGGGTGTCGCGCGTGATCCAGCGCACCTGCCAGGTGATGAACGAACTGAAGACCGATGATCCCGCCAAGCTGCGCGCGGCCGGCGTGATCGACCTGCCGACCTTGCAGCGTTACCTGAACTTCCACTACAGCGTGACCATCGACCTGTTCGGCGCCGATGAGTCGAGCAACGCCGCCACCTTCTACAGCACCGGCCTCAAGGGCCGCTACGAAGAAGGCAAGCGCGTGGACGACCACGTGCTCAAGGGCCAGACCTACCGCATCCTGCAGGCGCAGAACGGCCAGCTGACCGAGAAGGAAGTGCCGATGCTCAACGCACTCAATGAAGTGCTGCGCGACGACTACATCAAGGACAGCATGGGCGGCGTGGAGCGCTGGAACAAGGTCATCGAGAAGGCCGGCATCCCGTTCCGCCTGAAGGTCCCGCACAAGGCCTTCCACCGCAATATCGGCGCGCTGGCCGGCGTCAAGGTATCGCCGGACGGCCGCGTGATCTCCGAGGCCGAATGGCGCGACTTCCGTGACCAGTGGCTGCCCTCCGAAGGCGACCGCGCCTTCGTCGCCAGCCTGATGGGCCGCGTGGTCGAGCCGGGCAAGTTCGCCAACTGGATCGCGCCGCCGGTAATGGGCATCAACCGCCAGCCGGTGGATTTCGAGTACGTGCGCTTCAACTGA
- a CDS encoding crotonase (cleaves the ring of 2,3-dihydro-2,3-dihydroxybenzoyl-CoA forming 6-hydroxy-3-hexenoyl-CoA), whose protein sequence is MTIAPRVEYQTDPSQYKHLKLKFEGPVATLAVDIDENAGLRPGYKLKLNSYDLGVDIELNDALNRIRFEHPEVRTVVVTSGKDKVFCSGANIFMLGVSSHAWKVNFCKFTNETRNGIEDSSQHSGLKFLAAVNGACAGGGYELALACDEILLVDDRSSAVSLPEVPLLGVLPGTGGLTRVTDKRRVRHDLADIFCTTTEGVRGQRAKDWRLVDDIAKPAVFAQKVQERALALAAQSDRPADAQGVALAPIERTIDADALRYTHVTVEIDRAGRSATFTVKAPTGAQPQSIEEIVAAGAAWYPLQLARELEDAILSMRTNELDIGTWLIKTAGDAAAVLATDATLLAHKDHWLVRETIGLLRRTLSRLDVSSRSLFALIEPESCFAGTFLELALACDRSYHLALPDDEARAPKITVAEVNFGLYPMATGQSRLGRRFYDEQPALDAVRAKAGQPLDADAAYALGLVTANPDDIDWTDEVRIALEERVAMSPDALTGMEANLRFNGQENMFTRIFGRLTAWQNWIFQRPNAVGDKGALKVYGKGDKAAFDWNRV, encoded by the coding sequence GTGACCATCGCCCCCCGCGTCGAATACCAGACCGACCCCTCCCAGTACAAGCACCTGAAGCTCAAGTTCGAGGGCCCTGTCGCCACGCTGGCGGTGGACATCGACGAGAACGCCGGCCTGCGTCCCGGCTACAAGCTCAAGCTCAACAGCTATGACCTCGGCGTCGACATCGAACTGAACGATGCGCTCAACCGCATCCGCTTCGAGCATCCGGAAGTGCGCACGGTGGTCGTCACCAGCGGCAAGGACAAGGTGTTCTGCTCCGGCGCCAATATCTTCATGCTGGGCGTCAGCAGCCATGCGTGGAAGGTCAACTTCTGCAAGTTCACCAACGAGACCCGCAACGGCATCGAGGACTCGTCGCAGCACAGCGGCCTGAAGTTCCTGGCCGCGGTCAACGGCGCCTGCGCCGGCGGCGGCTATGAACTGGCGCTGGCCTGCGACGAGATCCTGCTGGTGGACGACCGCTCGTCGGCCGTCAGCCTGCCTGAAGTGCCGCTGCTGGGCGTGCTGCCGGGCACCGGCGGCCTGACCCGGGTGACCGACAAGCGCCGTGTGCGCCATGACCTGGCCGACATCTTCTGCACCACCACCGAAGGCGTGCGCGGCCAGCGGGCCAAGGACTGGCGCCTGGTCGACGATATCGCCAAGCCGGCGGTGTTCGCGCAGAAGGTGCAGGAGCGCGCGCTGGCGCTGGCCGCGCAGAGCGACCGCCCGGCCGATGCGCAGGGCGTGGCACTCGCGCCGATCGAGCGGACCATCGACGCCGATGCGCTGCGCTACACGCACGTGACGGTCGAGATCGACCGCGCCGGCCGCAGCGCCACCTTCACGGTCAAGGCGCCCACCGGCGCACAGCCGCAAAGCATCGAAGAGATTGTGGCAGCCGGCGCCGCCTGGTACCCGCTGCAACTGGCGCGCGAACTGGAAGACGCGATCCTGTCGATGCGCACCAATGAACTGGACATCGGCACCTGGCTGATCAAGACCGCCGGCGACGCCGCCGCAGTGCTTGCCACCGACGCCACATTGCTGGCGCACAAGGACCACTGGCTGGTGCGCGAGACCATCGGCCTGCTGCGCCGCACGCTGAGCCGCCTGGATGTGTCGTCGCGCAGCCTGTTCGCGCTGATCGAGCCGGAGTCGTGCTTTGCCGGCACCTTCCTGGAACTGGCGCTGGCCTGCGACCGCAGCTACCACCTGGCGCTGCCGGACGACGAGGCGCGCGCGCCGAAGATCACCGTGGCGGAAGTCAATTTCGGCCTGTACCCGATGGCCACCGGCCAGAGCCGCCTGGGCCGCCGCTTCTACGACGAACAGCCCGCGCTCGATGCCGTGCGCGCCAAGGCCGGCCAGCCGCTCGATGCCGATGCCGCTTATGCGCTGGGTCTGGTCACCGCCAACCCCGACGATATCGACTGGACCGACGAAGTGCGCATCGCGCTGGAAGAACGCGTGGCGATGTCGCCCGATGCGCTCACCGGCATGGAAGCCAACCTGCGCTTCAACGGCCAGGAAAACATGTTCACCCGCATCTTCGGCCGGTTGACCGCTTGGCAGAACTGGATCTTCCAGCGCCCCAACGCCGTCGGCGACAAGGGTGCGCTCAAGGTCTACGGCAAGGGCGACAAGGCCGCCTTCGACTGGAACCGCGTCTGA
- a CDS encoding transcriptional regulator (consists of N-terminal helix-turn-helix domain and C-terminal shikimate kinase-like domain which may bind benzoyl-CoA; controls inducible expression of the bzd catabolic operon that is involved in the anaerobic catabolism of benzoate~K15546: boxR, bzdR; XRE family transcriptional regulator, aerobic/anaerobic benzoate catabolism transcriptional regulator) has protein sequence MSSTILHESGLTRDADLHHDSGVAAASSGEKNPFLVALGERVRELRARRGLTRKAAAHAAGVSERHLANLEYGSGNASILVLQHIADALQCSLAGLLGDVTTSSPEWILLRELLEQRDEATLRRVRIAVGEMLGTGGENAGQAARSSRVALIGLRGAGKTTLGGMLAENLGFPFVELSREIEKFAGCSIAEIQGLYGMNAYRRYERRAVEEAIQIYPEAVIATPGGLVSDPATFNLLLAHCTTVWLQADPVDHMERVRAQGDFRPMAASKEAMEDLRHILAGRAAFYSKAEFALDTSAQPLEPTFAALRELVRNALRMPA, from the coding sequence ATGTCAAGCACTATATTGCATGAGTCTGGGTTAACCCGGGATGCCGATCTGCATCATGATTCAGGCGTCGCTGCCGCCAGCAGCGGGGAGAAAAACCCGTTCCTGGTCGCGCTGGGCGAGCGCGTGCGCGAGCTGCGCGCTCGCCGCGGCCTGACGCGCAAAGCCGCGGCGCACGCGGCCGGCGTGTCGGAGCGGCACCTGGCCAACCTGGAGTACGGCAGCGGCAACGCTTCCATCCTGGTGCTGCAGCACATTGCCGACGCGCTGCAGTGCTCGCTGGCCGGGCTGCTGGGCGACGTGACCACCTCTTCGCCCGAATGGATCCTGCTGCGCGAACTGCTGGAGCAACGCGACGAAGCCACGCTGCGGCGCGTGCGCATTGCCGTGGGCGAGATGCTCGGTACCGGCGGCGAGAACGCCGGGCAGGCCGCGCGCAGCTCGCGGGTGGCGCTGATTGGGCTGCGTGGCGCCGGCAAGACCACGCTGGGCGGCATGCTGGCGGAAAACCTGGGCTTTCCTTTTGTCGAGCTGAGCCGCGAGATCGAGAAGTTTGCCGGCTGCAGCATTGCCGAGATCCAGGGCCTCTACGGCATGAACGCCTACCGCCGCTACGAACGCCGCGCGGTGGAAGAAGCCATCCAGATCTATCCCGAAGCGGTGATCGCCACGCCTGGCGGACTGGTGTCGGACCCGGCCACCTTCAATCTGCTGCTCGCCCACTGCACCACGGTGTGGCTGCAGGCTGACCCGGTAGACCATATGGAGCGCGTGCGCGCGCAGGGTGACTTCCGGCCGATGGCGGCCAGCAAGGAGGCGATGGAAGACCTGCGCCATATCCTGGCGGGCCGCGCGGCGTTCTATTCCAAGGCGGAGTTCGCGCTGGACACCAGCGCGCAGCCGCTGGAGCCAACCTTTGCCGCGTTGCGCGAGTTGGTGCGAAACGCCCTGCGCATGCCGGCCTGA
- a CDS encoding 2-hydroxylaminobenzoate mutase, with protein MSRTLSPTEFRSQIAQLTVQLAGRPLDAALDAWLNAEHGAGSPTYQQLKEACQAGVAEGWLCDREGGGIRYGRIFKPADDLHGFSVDVVDMQDIAGPHHTHPNGEIDLIMPLEGDAQFDGRPAGWLVCPPGSAHRPTVSNGRALVLYLLPEGRIDFTR; from the coding sequence ATGTCCCGCACCCTGTCCCCAACTGAATTCCGCAGCCAGATCGCGCAGCTCACCGTGCAACTGGCAGGCCGCCCGCTCGATGCGGCACTCGACGCCTGGCTCAATGCCGAGCACGGCGCCGGCAGCCCTACCTACCAGCAACTGAAGGAAGCCTGCCAGGCCGGAGTGGCCGAAGGCTGGCTGTGCGACCGTGAAGGCGGCGGCATCCGCTACGGCCGCATCTTCAAGCCTGCCGACGACCTGCATGGCTTCTCGGTGGACGTGGTCGACATGCAGGACATTGCCGGCCCGCACCATACCCATCCCAATGGCGAGATCGACCTGATCATGCCGCTCGAGGGCGACGCGCAGTTCGACGGCCGCCCCGCCGGCTGGCTGGTGTGCCCGCCGGGCAGCGCCCACCGCCCCACCGTCAGCAACGGCCGCGCGCTGGTGCTCTACCTGCTGCCGGAAGGCCGCATCGACTTCACGCGCTGA
- a CDS encoding aldehyde dehydrogenase (K15514: boxD; 3,4-dehydroadipyl-CoA semialdehyde dehydrogenase [EC:1.2.1.77]): MTELLSNYLGGKWQAGSGAGTALFDPVLGGELVRVDATGLDLAAGFAFAREQGGAALRALSYRQRAALLAEVVKVLQANRDAYYEIATANSGTVKNDSAVDIDGGIFTLGTYAKLGDTLGDRHYLLDGEAARLGKDPLFQSQHVLVPTRGVALFINAFNFPSWGLWEKAAPALLAGVPVIVKPATATAWLTQRMVRDVVEAGVLPAGALSVVCGSSAGLLDQLQPFDVVSFTGSADTAAVIRSHPAIAQRSVRVNIEADSINSAVLLPSDSPDTAAFDLLVKEVVREMTVKSGQKCTAIRRVFVPEALYGQAAEAIGARLSKVTVGNPRNDAVRMGALVSRAQFNAVQEGLANLRKHAKVLHDGTQQLLVDADPAVACCIGPTLLGANDADAAAAVHDTEVFGPVATLLPYRDTAHALALVRRGQGSLVTSLYGSNAPALGAAAVALADSHGRVHVISPDVAQLHTGHGNVMPQSLHGGPGRAGGGEELGGLRALNFYHRRSAIQASTAVLDTLA; this comes from the coding sequence ATGACTGAATTGCTTTCCAACTACCTCGGCGGCAAGTGGCAAGCCGGCAGCGGTGCCGGCACGGCGCTGTTCGATCCGGTGCTCGGCGGTGAGCTGGTGCGCGTGGACGCCACCGGGCTGGACCTGGCGGCCGGTTTCGCCTTCGCGCGCGAACAGGGCGGTGCCGCACTGCGCGCACTGAGCTACCGCCAGCGTGCCGCGCTGCTGGCCGAGGTCGTCAAGGTGCTGCAGGCCAACCGCGACGCCTACTACGAGATCGCCACCGCCAACAGCGGTACTGTGAAGAACGACTCGGCGGTCGACATCGACGGCGGCATCTTCACGCTGGGCACGTATGCAAAGCTGGGCGACACGCTCGGCGACCGGCATTACCTGCTCGATGGCGAGGCCGCGCGCCTCGGCAAGGATCCGCTGTTCCAGTCGCAGCACGTGCTGGTGCCCACGCGCGGCGTGGCGCTGTTTATCAATGCTTTCAACTTCCCGAGCTGGGGCCTGTGGGAGAAGGCCGCGCCCGCGCTGCTGGCCGGCGTGCCGGTGATCGTCAAACCCGCCACGGCCACTGCCTGGCTGACCCAGCGCATGGTGCGCGACGTGGTCGAGGCCGGCGTGCTGCCTGCGGGTGCATTGTCGGTGGTGTGCGGCAGCTCGGCCGGACTGCTCGACCAGTTGCAGCCGTTCGACGTGGTGTCGTTCACCGGCTCGGCCGATACGGCTGCGGTGATCCGTTCGCATCCGGCGATCGCGCAGCGCTCGGTGCGCGTGAATATCGAGGCGGACAGCATCAATTCCGCGGTATTGCTGCCGAGCGATAGCCCGGACACCGCCGCCTTCGACCTGCTGGTCAAGGAAGTGGTGCGCGAGATGACGGTCAAGTCCGGGCAGAAGTGCACGGCGATCCGGCGCGTGTTCGTGCCCGAGGCGCTGTACGGGCAAGCGGCGGAGGCCATCGGTGCGCGTCTGTCGAAAGTCACCGTGGGCAACCCGCGCAACGACGCCGTGCGCATGGGCGCGCTGGTCAGCCGCGCACAGTTCAACGCCGTACAGGAAGGCCTGGCAAACCTGCGCAAGCATGCCAAGGTGCTGCATGACGGCACGCAGCAGCTGCTGGTCGATGCCGATCCCGCCGTTGCCTGCTGCATCGGCCCGACTTTGCTCGGCGCCAACGATGCGGACGCTGCCGCCGCGGTGCATGACACCGAAGTCTTCGGCCCCGTCGCCACGCTGCTGCCCTACCGCGATACCGCCCACGCGCTCGCGCTGGTGCGCCGCGGCCAGGGCTCGCTGGTGACATCGCTCTATGGCAGCAACGCTCCGGCGCTGGGCGCCGCAGCGGTGGCGTTGGCCGACAGCCACGGCCGCGTGCATGTGATCTCGCCCGACGTCGCGCAACTGCACACCGGCCACGGCAACGTGATGCCGCAATCGCTGCACGGCGGCCCCGGCCGCGCCGGCGGCGGTGAAGAACTGGGCGGCCTGCGCGCGCTGAATTTCTACCACCGTCGCAGCGCCATCCAGGCCAGCACCGCGGTGCTCGACACCCTCGCCTGA